In Tiliqua scincoides isolate rTilSci1 chromosome 1, rTilSci1.hap2, whole genome shotgun sequence, the following are encoded in one genomic region:
- the LOC136644814 gene encoding glycine N-acyltransferase-like protein 3, whose protein sequence is MLILTCPSKLQLLEGMLKRSLPLALPVHGAVMHINRGNPVQHEVVVDSWPEFKVVLTRPQRKVMKDKWDFFTNLYAAFYQDVDACQALLENAEAIDWSMAFQLHVLQDGVYKAVRSIAEARHVHLKPYSYLTALHPDPPSLSQKRLRNDLHIGTINSSHAALLNDTWSEGGSSHSLRYLDSLVRNFPCTGLFNKEWQLISWTLSDPVGCLTHSYTHPQYRGQGWIEVVTKGTAMKLYAHGFPVYGGVLAENHPSRQALKRQGFNFLPCTYSVFIVTPTLDPQT, encoded by the exons ATGCTGATCCTGACCTGCCCATCCAAACTGCAGCTGCTAGAGGGCATGCTGAAAAGGAGTCTGCCTCTGGCACTTCCG GTCCATGGGGCAGTGATGCACATCAATCGTGGAAACCCAGTTCAGCATGAAGTGGTGGTGGACTCCTGGCCAGAATTTAAAGTTGTCCTTACCCGCCCACAaagaaag GTGATGAAGGACAAGTGGGATTTCTTTACCAACTTGTATGCTGCTTTCTACCAGGATGTGGATGCCTGCCAAGCACTGCTGGAAAATGCAGAAGCCATTGACTGGAGCATGGCCTTTCAGCTGCATG ttcTCCAAGATGGGGTGTACAAAGCTGTCAGAAGTATTGCAGAGGCCAGACATGTCCACCTGAAACCCTATTCTTATTTGACAGCGCTGCATCCAGACCCACCCAGCCTCTCCCAGAAACG GCTAAGAAACGACCTCCACATTGGGACCATCAATTCATCTCATGCAGCTTTGCTCAATGACACCTGGAGTGAGGGAGGCAGCAGTCATAGCCTGCGATATCTGGACAGCCTGGTCCGCAACTTTCCTTGCACCGGCCTCTTTAACAAGGAATGGCAGTTGATCTCCTGGACCCTTAGTGACCCTGTTGGTTGCCTAACACATAGCTACACCCACCCTCAGTACCGGGGACAAGGCTGGATTGAAGTTGTGACAAAAGGGACAGCTATGAAGCTGTATGCTCATGGTTTTCCCGTGTATGGTGGGGTCCTGGCAGAAAATCATCCCTCCCGGCAGGCACTGAAGCGCCAGGGCTTCAATTTCTTGCCTTGTACATACTCTGTGTTTATTGTGACTCCAACCCTTGACCCCCAGACATAG